One stretch of Bombus vancouverensis nearcticus chromosome 16, iyBomVanc1_principal, whole genome shotgun sequence DNA includes these proteins:
- the LOC117163120 gene encoding uncharacterized protein LOC117163120, which yields MHTFAQLLISEVQKRPVLWNRWDENYKNRVLVDKEWENVAVVLKKDKVEAKSKWRNLRDQFQRELKKVKKLRSGESASISVSDYKGKWVFFEMLFFLKDTMVLTKMTSNFDNVPSTDTLNSETDTNSEDLGQEVADTTEASERITPPRHLETFDTHSSRFEESPEIPRLHNTSIYHHSRGRKRTLSDFGRDMLEMEKKKLPAFVEHGLCERHEQDDEDMHFAKSLVPSLRRLDPIRKLIIRNKIQSLLIKELIHENSSLSSDSQAGTSTGDPLTL from the exons ATGCATACTTTCGCACAGTTATTGATTTCTGAAGTGCAAAAAAGGCCTGTTTTATGGAATAGATGGGATGAAAACTACAAAAACCGAGTGTTAGTGGACAAGGAATGGGAAAATGTGGCAGTAGTATTAAAAAAAGACA AAGTGGAAGCCAAGTCGAAATGGCGAAATTTAAGGGACCAGTTCCAAAGAGAACTGAAAAAAGTGAAGAAGCTCCGTTCTGGAGAGTCTGCTAGTATATCTGTGAGCGATTACAAAGGGAAGTGGGTGTTTTTCGAAATGCTCTTTTTTTTAAAAGACACTATGGTGCTAACAAAAATGACGAGCAATTTCGACAATGTACCCAGCACGGATACATTGAATTCCGAAACGGACACGAACTCTGAAGATTTGGGGCAAGAAGTTGCGGATACAACGGAAGCGTCTGAAAGGATAACGCCACCGCGTCATCTCGAGACTTTCGATACTCATAGCTCTAGATTTGAAGAATCCCCCGAAATACCACGTCTCCATAATACGTCAATCTACCACCATtcgagaggaagaaaaagaacatTATCTGACTTTGGAAGAGATATGTTAGAGATGGAAAAGAAAAAACTTCCGGCATTCGTCGAACACGGCCTATGCGAGAGACACGAGCAAGATGACGAAGACATGCATTTTGCAAAGTCGCTGGTACCGTCCCTCAGACGATTAGATCCTATccgaaaattaataattaggaATAAAATTCAAAGTTTGTTAATTAAGGAGTTAATTCATGAAAATTCGAGTTTATCAAGTGATTCGCAGGCTGGGACATCTACCGGCGATCCTTTGACACTGTAA
- the LOC117163121 gene encoding transmembrane protein 242 has product MSETVPKKKKDKLYETLFLAGVAGISVMAGFFNALSSVKKKDSKNFDIGFMGGKGLPESGAALATRALLWGSAWAVGGCGILFYGIWKLSGASTAEEFRLKVGNILPKIPKNDPPQSRTEFENLTDLLRYVSEEWDKEK; this is encoded by the exons atgTCAGAGACAGTaccaaagaagaagaaagataaattatatg AAACATTGTTCCTGGCTGGAGTAGCAGGAATATCTGTTATGGCTGGTTTTTTCAATGCTTTATCAtcagttaaaaaaaaagatagtaaAAATTTTGATATTGGTTTTATGGGAGGGAAAGGTCTTCCTGAGTCCGGAGCAGCACTTGCTACAAGAGCTTTATTATGGGGTTCTGCTTGGGCAGTTGGTGGTTGTGGTATACTTTTTTATGGTATTTGGAAGCTTTCTGGAGCTTCAACTGCCGAAGAATTTCGATTAAaagttggaaatattttaccaAAAATACCAAAAAATGATCCTCCTCAGAGTAGAACTGAATTTGAAAACCTTACAGATTTACTGAGATATGTCTCTGAAGAATGGGATAAAGAAAAATAG
- the vimar gene encoding visceral mesodermal armadillo-repeats, translating to MMEGELKDNIDKLVEELRFVVKSEKEIEDIIQVLDSIVNVSKTSIGEATEFTIDDVFLTLLRHESKEIIAKTAKAIAEIAKSERGREKCTTTDLVNALIDLLKEDRVDVLTQTSRALGNICYENENGKKFVEDKNGLISILAVLEKSITLENVEGAPFLRNVAAGLLLNFLIDRPSLHTEALKQEVVPIICSILEIDGITGGEAAMHSLLILGILNDANIIFLDERVMKILINILSTDTSSELSEMCLELLHGQAEDENAKLILAKAGVCELLLKLLEKHSPYCTDEETRSVLKIACNLIVLILTGDDSMNYLYDESNGVAYKKLIEWLESEDKDLQITAVLAMGNFARTDAHCKLMVTQGVHCNLLKLLQKNNTDIADIRFQHALLSALRNLVIPADNKPVILKDGLINILYSMLNVSSYPVVFKLLGTLRIVIDGQSEAAIELGKRDGLIKKVVNWCEVEEHPGVQGEANRLIAWLINNSRNREIALLVMEHGAVKHLVKMLTTPHVLMLNEALISLMILTTTSLIECENLLLEADIGEKLCTLFTTLNSLEVPILHNVLSLIENILNLDALREHLGKTELITLCQGINLIKEEPKLNEKLKKICDKIV from the exons ATGATGGAAG GTGAATTGAAGGACAATATTGATAAATTAGTTGAAGAACTGCGATTCGTTGTAAAATCTGAGAAAGAAATTGAAGATATTATTCAAGTGTTAGATTCTATTGTGAATGTTAGCAAAACTTCAATTGGAG aAGCTACTGAATTTACAATAGATGATGTTTTCCTAACCTTATTGCGTCATGAATCTAAAGAAATTATTGCAAAGACTGCTAAAGCAATTGCTGAGATTGCTAAAAGTGAAAGGGGAAGAGAAAAATGCACTACCACAGATCTAGTAAATGCATTAATAGATCTATTAAAAGAGGATCGCGTTGATGTATTGACACAGACTTCCAGAGCCTTGGGAAATATTTGTTACGAGAATG aaaatgGTAAAAAGTTTGTTGAGGACAAAAATGGGTTGATATCAATTTTGGCAGTATTGGAGAAAAGTATTACGTTGGAAAATGTAGAAGGTGCACCATTTCTTCGCAATGTTGCTGCAGGACTTTTGCTAAACTTTCTTATTGACCGACCGTCTCTTCATACAGag gCACTGAAACAAGAAGTAGTGCCAATTATCTGCAGTATTCTGGAAATCGATGGAATTACAGGTGGAGAGGCTGCAATGCATTCTCTTTTGATACTAGGAATACTGAATGAtgctaacataatatttttagatGAAAGGgttatgaaaattttaataaatatcttatcCACTGATACATCATCAGAACTTTCTGAAATGTGTTTAGAACTTCTTCATGGACAAGCAGAAGATG AGAATGCCAAATTGATCCTTGCTAAAGCAGGTGTTTGTGAGTTACTGTTAAAGTTATTGGAAAAACATAGTCCATACTGTACAGATGAAGAAACAAGATCTGTGTTGAAGATCGCTTGCAACTTAATTGTTCTTATATTAACTGGAG ATGACAGTATGAATTATCTATATGATGAAAGTAATGGTGTTGCATATAAAAAGCTAATTGAATGGCTCGAAAGCGAAGATAAAGATTTACAAATTACAGCCGTCTTAGCAATGGGCAATTTTGCGCGTACCGATGCCCATTGCAAACTCATGGTTACGCAAGGTGTTCATTGCAACCTTCTGAAACTGCTACAgaaaaataatacagatataGCTGATATAAGATTTCAACATGCACTACTCAGCGCTTTGAGAAATCTTGTTATTCCCGCGGATAATAAACCTGTAATATTAAAAGATGGGTTAATAAACATTTTGTATTCTATGCTGAATGTTTCATCTTATCCAGTTGTATTTAAGCTACTGGGCACTTTAAGGATTGTTATTGATGGCCAAA GTGAGGCTGCCATAGAATTAGGAAAAAGGGATGGTTTAATAAAGAAAGTTGTTAATTGGTGCGAAGTCGAGGAACATCCTGGAGTTCAAGGCGAAGCAAATCGTTTAATCGCTTGGCTAATTAATAATAGCAG AAATAGAGAAATAGCACTTCTAGTAATGGAACATGGAGCTGTGAAGCACCTAGTCAAAATGTTAACGACACCACACGTTTTAATGCTAAATGAAGCTTTAATTAGCTTGATGATATTGACTACAACTTCCCTGATCGAATGTGAAAATCTTCTTCTTGAGGCTGATATAGGAGAAAAACTTTGCACACTTTTTACTACTTTAAACAGTTTGGAAGTACCAATTTTGCATAATGTTTTAAGTCTAATAGAAAATATTCTTAATTTAG atGCCTTAAGAGAACATCTGGGAAAAACTGAATTGATAACATTATGTCAAGGAATAAATCTAATCAAAGAAGAaccaaaacttaatgaaaaattgaaaaaaatttgcgataaaattgtgtaa